The Triticum aestivum cultivar Chinese Spring chromosome 7B, IWGSC CS RefSeq v2.1, whole genome shotgun sequence genome window below encodes:
- the LOC123155761 gene encoding uncharacterized protein: protein MEGVHEIGLGEKAWWPRCGNPMLCSDGTPLPAGCRWLSLVRFPVVACVEPWVRLSFALSLLLLSLALLLLVRPASYQSAYACCLGLYDFFCHCRLTHQGCVCLFPVLYLFWRLWVARCALPSLSYLCVVAEDGSVLAGVELELPVGQIWSYGEA, encoded by the exons ATGGAAGGAGTTCACGAGATCGGACTCGGCGAGAAAG CATGGTGGCCAAGATGCGGCAACCCCATGCTCTGTTCCGATGGGACTCCTCTGCCCGCTGGTTGCCGCTGGTTGAG TTTGGTACGGTTTCCTGTTGTTGCTTGTGTCGAGCCATGGGTCCGTCTCTCCTTCGCACTGAG CCTACTTCTCCTGTCGCTGGCGCTTCTTCTTCTCGTCCGTCCTGCTTCTTACCAAAGTGCTTATGCTTGCTGCCTCGG GTTGTATGATTTCTTCTGTCACTGTCGTTTGACTCATCAAG GATGTGTATGCTTGTTTCCGGTGTTATACCTGTTTTGGAGGCTGTGGGTAGCTCGATGCGCTTTGCCGTCCCTTTCATATCTGTGTGTAGTCGCAGAGGATGGCTCTGTTCTTGCTGGTGTAGAACTCGAGCTCCCAGTGGGACAGATATGGTCCTATGGAGAAGCTTGA